In Streptomyces sp. NBC_01551, one DNA window encodes the following:
- a CDS encoding helix-turn-helix domain-containing protein — protein MPAAPREPAGTHRSGVVHVNIRHDCHFVVVGNHLAQHRHLSLTAIGLAVHIQSLPAGTPVGIKALADRFPEGEVRIAGALRELEQHGYLERRQERQDDGRMVTRTYSYNHPLAVGLSSSPTHDPEPGSEPGSVANPDPDPGCDPDPDPGPDPDPDPDPDPDPGSDPDPDPGPGPGPDQSPGRETGTDQAPGVAPAPEAAPAAPAPEAGLAPWPGRTPGPVPGRTPGPVPGRTSGPAPDRTPGPVADEIPGPVADRAPDPAPRFRREAAEVLAGLRDLDPRLLLAERDVHRLALGLAAWLERGADPAAAGRVLAAGLPESLRHPAAFIAHRIAALIPPPTPVAPRRTRFIPPDPLQTCAGCDRAYRAPAPGGRCRDCREFLDPAA, from the coding sequence GTGCCCGCGGCGCCTCGCGAACCCGCCGGAACTCACCGGTCCGGGGTCGTCCACGTCAACATCCGGCACGACTGCCACTTCGTGGTGGTCGGCAATCACCTCGCCCAGCACCGTCACTTGTCGCTGACGGCGATCGGGCTCGCGGTGCACATCCAGTCGCTGCCCGCCGGTACGCCGGTCGGCATCAAGGCGCTCGCGGACCGGTTCCCGGAGGGGGAGGTCCGCATCGCCGGTGCGCTGCGGGAGCTGGAGCAGCACGGCTACCTGGAGCGGCGGCAGGAGCGCCAGGACGACGGCCGGATGGTGACGCGGACGTACTCGTACAACCACCCCTTGGCCGTTGGCCTTTCGTCATCGCCCACCCATGACCCCGAGCCGGGGTCGGAGCCGGGGTCCGTGGCGAACCCGGACCCTGATCCGGGCTGCGACCCCGACCCCGATCCGGGCCCGGACCCGGACCCCGATCCGGATCCGGATCCGGACCCAGGCTCCGACCCGGACCCCGATCCTGGCCCGGGCCCGGGGCCCGACCAGAGCCCGGGCCGGGAGACGGGCACTGACCAGGCGCCGGGGGTTGCACCCGCGCCGGAGGCGGCGCCCGCAGCGCCCGCGCCGGAAGCCGGGCTCGCGCCTTGGCCGGGGCGCACCCCCGGGCCGGTGCCGGGGCGCACCCCCGGGCCGGTGCCGGGGCGCACCTCCGGGCCGGCGCCAGACCGCACCCCCGGGCCGGTGGCGGACGAGATCCCCGGGCCGGTGGCGGACCGTGCCCCCGATCCCGCGCCGCGATTTCGGCGGGAGGCCGCCGAGGTGTTGGCCGGGCTGAGGGACCTGGATCCGCGGCTGCTGCTGGCCGAGCGGGACGTACACCGGCTGGCGCTCGGGCTCGCCGCCTGGCTGGAGCGCGGGGCGGACCCGGCGGCGGCCGGGCGGGTCCTGGCCGCCGGTCTGCCCGAGTCCCTGCGTCACCCGGCCGCCTTCATCGCGCACCGGATCGCCGCGCTGATCCCGCCCCCGACGCCCGTCGCACCACGCCGCACGAGGTTCATCCCACCGGATCCGCTCCAGACCTGCGCCGGCTGCGACAGGGCCTACCGGGCTCCGGCCCCGGGCGGCCGCTGCCGCGACTGCCGCGAGTTTCTGGACCCCGCCGCCTAG
- a CDS encoding ATP-binding protein, with translation MRAHLRRADFPNALTPHFTPDRPDAAGQAPDKRGTHGRCHFSQYAPPATLCDVNHQLAHFHVQLSATPRGARLARLLAVEQLRSWGLPFERPAQIVAELAANAVTHGRVPGRDFRLDLAVTPGLLRIEVVDTRGDRIPGFPDPAPDGEKGRGLLLVEAFADQWGVTQGPPPCKSVWAEISLTRSREAGIRCGTTRI, from the coding sequence ATGCGTGCCCACCTCCGACGAGCCGATTTCCCCAACGCCCTTACCCCGCACTTCACTCCGGACAGGCCGGACGCGGCCGGACAGGCGCCGGACAAACGCGGGACGCACGGGCGGTGTCACTTCTCACAGTACGCACCACCGGCCACGCTCTGTGACGTGAATCATCAACTTGCCCACTTCCACGTCCAACTCTCCGCCACCCCGCGCGGTGCCCGCCTCGCGCGACTGCTCGCGGTCGAGCAACTCCGGAGCTGGGGGCTCCCGTTCGAGCGTCCGGCGCAGATCGTCGCCGAGCTCGCGGCGAACGCCGTGACCCACGGGCGGGTGCCCGGGCGGGACTTCCGGCTGGACCTCGCCGTCACCCCGGGGCTGCTCCGGATCGAGGTGGTGGACACGCGCGGTGACCGGATCCCGGGTTTCCCCGATCCGGCTCCGGACGGTGAAAAGGGGCGCGGGCTGCTCCTCGTAGAGGCTTTCGCAGATCAATGGGGGGTTACCCAGGGTCCGCCGCCTTGCAAATCGGTTTGGGCCGAAATCTCGCTCACCAGGTCGCGGGAAGCCGGGATCCGGTGCGGCACGACGCGTATTTAA